AGAACCTCGTTATACAATTGAGAGAAAGCGATTGAATGCAGACAGTGTACTCCCTTAAGAGAAGGGCAGCTTTAATGCCAGTTCTGTTTACGAGGTAACGAACGATGAAACACGATATTATTGATTTTATATCATGTGCTCTTTAGACTACGCAAGGCAGCGGTGTGAGGGGACTCCTTAGCAGTGTGTGACGCATTGACGCAACGCACGTCTGTGTGACGCATTGACGCAACGTACGTCTGTGTAACGTTGTTCAACCGGGGCTGGGGACTCCTTAACACAACAGTGATGCATTGATGCTATGGTTGTTGGTGTCGAGTCTGCTCCTTGAGGCTGCTGGTGTCGAGTCTGCTCCTTGAGGCTGCTGGTGTCGAGTCTGCTCCTTGAGGCTGCTGGTGTCGAGTCTGCTCCTTGAGGCTGCTGGTGTCGAGTCTGCTCCTTGAGGCTGCTGGTGTCGAGTCTGCTCCTTGAGGCTGCTGGTGTCGAGTCTGCTCCTTGAGGCTGCTGGTGTCGAGTCTGCTCCTTGAGGCTGCTGGTGTCGAGTCTGCTCCTTGAGGCTGCTGGTGTCGAGTCTGCTCCTTGAGGCTGCTGGTGTCGAGTCTGCTGGTGTCGAGGCTGCTGGTGTCGAGTCTGCTCCTTGAGGCTGCTGGTGTCGAGTCTGCTCCTTGAGGCTGCTGGTGTCGAGTCTGCTCCTTGAGGCTGCTGGTGTCGAGTCTGCTCCTTGAGGCTGCTGGTGTCGAGTCTGCTCCTTGAGGCTGCTGGTGTCGAGTCTGCTCCTTGAGGCTGCTGGTGTCGAGTCTGCTCCTTGAGGCTGCTGGTGTCGAGTCTGCTCCTTGAGGCTGCTGGTGTCGAGTCTGCTCCTTGAGGCTGCTGGTGTCGAGTCTGCTCCTTGAGGCTGCCGGTGTCGAGTCTGCTCCTTGAGGCTGCCGGTGTCGAGTCTGCCCCTTGAGGATGCCGGTGTCGGGTCTGCTCCTTGAGGCTGCTGATGTTGGTCTGCTCCTTGAGGCTGCTGGTGTCGGGTCTGCTCCTTGAGGCTGCTGGTGTCGAGTCTGCTCCTTGAGGCTGCTGGTGTCGAGTCTGCTCCTTGAGGCTGCTGGTGTCGAGTCTGCTCCTTGAGGCTGCTGGTGTCGAGTCTGCTCCTTGAGGCTGCTGGTGTCGGGTCTGCTCCTTGAGGCTGCTGGTGTCGGGTCTGCTCCTTGAGGATGCTGGTGTCGGGTCTGCTCCTTGAGGCTGCTGGTGTCGGGTCTGCTCCTTGAGGCTGCTGGTGTCGGGTCTGCTCCTTGAGGCTGCTGGTGTCGGGTCTGCTCCTTGAGGCTGCTGGTGTCGGGTCTGCTCCTTGAGGCTGCTGGTGTCGAGTCTGCTCCTTGAGGGCCCCTTGCCACACCCGGTCCTCCTTGGCATGCGACTCTCACAAACGTCGTTGAAGTCGCTCGTCAGTTCGTTGGAGGGTCCCCAAGATTGTACACTTGAAGGTATGCATTTCTTCAAGTCTACTAGAGTTTAAATGAGGAATTGATCAGATATTCACACACTTGATGCGATATACACTCCCTCGAGGCTTCACCAACCAGCCTTCAAAATAGCTTCGATAAACGAGTCCGCAATTTAAACTGTCTCGCTCATGAGATGAGGATTTAATGTTGGTTGTTCAAAAGAAATATTAGGCAGTATTTGATTGTTAATTTGCAGTGCCCCGGTGTGCCACTAACTGCCCAAGTGCCCCTCTATCTTTCCCTTGCAACTTCCACTCCTGTTGCTTCCCATTGCTACGTCCGCTGTTGCTCTGTAGAGCAATGCAAAGAGAAATAAAGTTGCATCCTCCTTGTGTCGATAGCATAAACAAACCGACCTTTGTGATATAAATTAATTTGTTGTTATCCCAGACAATTATCATCATCAATCTCGTTCCTTATCGTCAGTCTCATCCATTATCATCAATGAATTTTCCTATTATTTACTACATTATCACAATTTTAATATCGTATTACTTAACAATTTTAATTACATTCGTAATAATTAATATTGGTTTTAAATATTATCCAAAGATTGTGTTTGTGAGTAAATTCGGGTTGCCAGACGTCAGTATCGTCCACGATATGTCCTGGGTTCACGTCTCAAAATTTGCGTCCTGGACAATTTTAAAAAATTCTCAAAGTCCGTAATTTTAGTTTCCATCActtaaaaaaaatcaatattttggcggattttaatttttttgtttgcaaATTTTGcttcttttgttgttgttgttggtagatTTGGCTTTTTTTGTTGGAGAATTTGTATCCTTGTAGAAGATTGTAACTATAAgtgaaataaaataaataatttctgtCTATAAGCTTAGAAAGCCAGCTAACAGAA
The sequence above is drawn from the Procambarus clarkii isolate CNS0578487 chromosome 49, FALCON_Pclarkii_2.0, whole genome shotgun sequence genome and encodes:
- the LOC123763396 gene encoding mediator of DNA damage checkpoint protein 1-like; this encodes MGSNRSGSCKGKIEGHLGIDLKKCIPSSVQSWGPSNELTSDFNDVCESRMPRRTGCGKGPSRSRLDTSSLKEQTRHQQPQGADPTPAASRSRPDTSSLKEQTRHQQPQGADPTPASSRSRPDTSSLKEQTRHQQPQGADSTPAASRSRLDTSSLKEQTRHQQPQGADSTPAASRSRPDTSSLKEQTNISSLKEQTRHRHPQGADSTPAASRSRLDTGSLKEQTRHQQPQGADSTPAASRSRLDTSSLKEQTRHQQPQGADSTPAASRSRLDTSSLKEQTRHQQPQGADSTPAASRSRLDTSSLKEQTRHQQPRHQQTRHQQPQGADSTPAASRSRLDTSSLKEQTRHQQPQGADSTPAASRSRLDTSSLKEQTRHQQPQGADSTPAASRSRLDTSSLKEQTRHQQPQGADSTPTTIASMHHCCVKESPAPVEQRYTDSLPAAHRASRPPTEPPGRPQSLPAAHRASRPPTEPPGRPQRLPAAHRGSRPPTEPPGRPQSLPAAHRASQPPTEPPSRPQSLPDARQLEYSDTRIEYCVALT